Proteins encoded together in one Benincasa hispida cultivar B227 chromosome 1, ASM972705v1, whole genome shotgun sequence window:
- the LOC120072868 gene encoding uncharacterized protein LOC120072868 — MEILTQPTIPKSPISDQQLQICGSGDAQTAATPIPELDEKLESSKPECKTPTPEEKTEEKQRILVLENGSIDRSTVPKSPGKLNLECKTPSPDEKTEEKRRILVSKNGSMDRSKVPKSPAKMNLECKTPTQRVKIGGIEFPKNGTPNRLKLPIAFKYPERYTSPTDLMISPISKGILARTRKGAVPSKMHELRNPEISLLYQS; from the exons ATGGAGATTCTCACCCAACCAACCATTCCCAAATCCCCAATTTCTGATCAACAGCTTCAAATTTGCGGCTCCGGCGACGCCCAAACGGCGGCGACCCCAATTCCAGAACTTGATGAGAAGTTGGAAAGTTCAAAACCTGAGTGTAAAACTCCAACCCCAGAAGAGAAAACAGAGGAAAAACAGAGGATTTTGGTTCTTGAAAATGGGTCCATAGATCGATCCACGGTGCCGAAGAGCCCTGGAAAGCTGAATTTGGAGTGCAAAACTCCAAGCCCAGATGAGAAAACAGAGGAAAAACGGAGGATTTTGGTTTCAAAAAATGGGTCCATGGATcgatcgaaggtgccaaagagCCCAGCAAAGATGAATTTGGAGTGTAAAACTCCGACCCAAAGGGTGAAAATTGGAGGCATTGAGTTCCCTAAAAATGGTACTCCTAATCGCCTCAAACTCCCCATTGCATTCAAATACCCTGAAAG GTATACAAGTCCCACTGATTTGATGATCTCTCCCATCAGCAAAGGCATCCTTGCCAGAACCAGGAAAGGAGCTGTTCCTTCCAAG ATGCATGAGTTGAGAAATCCAGAGATAAGTCTTCTATATCAAAGCTGA
- the LOC120072876 gene encoding protein CHLORORESPIRATORY REDUCTION 7, chloroplastic, whose amino-acid sequence MERALHKHFQSCNGMFLYSNSNLSSCKRARAAKQDYKLSRRDVSKCFLGTSFLLSNLPTASKRQQIKVYGSRRRRVNQSSDTYVLLEPGEEEKFVSKEELEAILKGWLENWPTPLPPDLSRFQSIEEAVSFLVKSVCELEIDGDVGSIQWYQVRLD is encoded by the exons ATGGAGAGAGCTCTTCACAAACACTTCCAAAGCTGCAATGGAATGTTTCTTTATTCCAATTCTAACCTCTCCTCAT GTAAAAGAGCAAGAGCAGCAAAGCAAGATTATAAATTATCAAGAAGAGATGTTTCAAAGTGCTTTTTGGGTACTTCCTTCCTTCTTAGCAATCTGCCCACTGCTTCCAAACGTCAACAAatcaag GTATAtggaagtagaagaagaagggtgaatCAAAGTAGTGATACATATGTATTATTGGAGCCaggagaagaagagaaattTGTTTCCAAAGAAGAATTGGAAGCCATTTTGAAAGGTTGGCTTGAAAATTGGCCAACTCCCCTTCCACCTGATCTCTCACGCTTTCAATCCATTGAGGAAGCTGTTTCTTTCTTGGTAAAGTCTGTTTGTGAACTCGAAATCGATGGAGATGTCGGTTCGATTCAATGGTATCAAGTTCGTCTCGATTGA